The following are encoded in a window of Dysidea avara chromosome 4, odDysAvar1.4, whole genome shotgun sequence genomic DNA:
- the LOC136253248 gene encoding 52 kDa repressor of the inhibitor of the protein kinase-like has product MSRSILDYFRSKVIAQQGQNPLSETLTTDGSNSDSEVGEEGLIDNETESGSETPVTITNESGINNDSDGNECQSQGINEETEATPSTTESIRVNADFIEAANWPDNLTVSLQQSTGELCREVAPETFHDSDPVEFNSNGEPSYPNVNFVSNSESSDILQVAISRSRIIKDHEKYELITSSQSNLRSTDFDTVYFTVSGGRKRKQITFQSRWLQDYKWLRYGLENSQGGWCLPCILFLTDSEKTHLGAFVCTPFKNYNKSKELMERHAKHAYHLRAVDHAFEFTRRWANPESRIDSQLIDKSSKNFKFNTEVLPTIAETVLLCAKQRISLQGHNQDKVNFTQEPLRNEGNFIAILRLLAKNNKALSEHLILGPKNAKYTSKTVQNEILEIAADQIRAFYRTCIQKCPHFSLIADEATSHGKEILSVCLRFLEIDNENFRVKPIKHEVLLDFHFLQRITGKSIADGILQVLQKHEIDVKNCRGQAYDTTASMSSSNSGVQAHIKNNAPDAEFQGCCLHSLNLVICHSSKVQAVKNMIDNCHQAFLYFHNSPKRQRFLEHIIQRLCPSARKSKINGLCKTRWVERHNTFTTILELYPYLIKTWEHICSPADDDNEIYPDGNTWNWDSESRSTANGLKHIFTSFEHVVAFLLSKELLEPIKPIAECLQGRLQEVYFGFKKVDEVKEHYKQLRENVNAEHNRIYHKALNLCRDISSSESMPRVIRGRQTRPNPTVSSPTDYWRVTITIPLLDSIISELEARFSVDTRAHYELCALVPTVITTKDEHQLCTILKSKWSHLLPAEDDLDSELARWKAHCNKFHATLKEKSITHLLSEDADPIFFPNIRELLCILVILPIGSTEAERTFSCLRQIHLWLRTTMTDERLGNLGVLAMQGFSFQLNVEQICKEFATKHSRKMCTSSVLYD; this is encoded by the coding sequence ATGTCCAGGTCTATTTTAGATTATTTTAGATCAAAAGTTATAGCCCAACAAGGACAGAATCCTCTAAGTGAAACCCTTACTACTGATGGAAGTAACAGTGACAGTGAAGTTGGGGAAGAAGGTTTGATTGACAATGAGACTGAGTCTGGAAGTGAAACTCCAGTCACAATCACTAATGAAAGTGGTATCAACAATGACAGTGATGGGAATGAATGTCAATCTCAGGGCATAAATGAAGAGACAGAGGCTACCCCTTCCACTACTGAAAGTATTAGAGTTAATGCGGATTTCATTGAAGCAGCTAACTGGCCAGATAATTTGACAGTGAGCCTTCAACAATCAACTGGTGAGCTTTGCCGTGAGGTTGCACCAGAAACTTTCCATGATAGTGATCCTGTTGAATTTAATAGCAATGGTGAGCCATCTTATCCTAACGTGAACTTTGTATCTAACTCAGAATCTAGTGATATTCTGCAAGTGGCCATTAGTAGATCAAGAATAATAAAAGATCATGAAAAATATGAATTGATTACTTCATCACAAAGCAATCTAAGGAGCACTGATTTTGACACAGTCTACTTCACTGTTTCTGGAGGAAGGAAAAGAAAACAGATAACTTTTCAATCTCGATGGCTTCAAGATTACAAATGGTTACGTTATGGTTTGGAGAATAGTCAAGGAGGATGGTGTTTGCCCTGCATTTTGTTTTTAACTGACAGTGAAAAGACACATCTCGGTGCATTTGTGTGTACGCCCTTcaagaattacaacaaatccaaGGAGTTGATGGAGAGGCATGCCAAACATGCATATCATTTGAGAGCAGTAGATCATGCCTTTGAATTTACAAGAAGGTGGGCTAATCCTGAATCAAGAATCGATAGTCAGTTAATTGATAAAAGctctaagaattttaaatttaatactgAAGTATTGCCAACAATTGCTGAGACAGTATTATTGTGTGCAAAGCAACGAATTTCTCTCCAAGGTCACAATCAGGataaggtgaactttacacaggagCCATTAAGAAATGAAggaaatttcattgccatactTAGATTGCTGGCAAAGAACAATAAAGCACTGAGCGAACACTTAATACTTGGTCCAAAGAATGCAAAATATACCAGTAAGACCGTTCAAAACGAGATACTGGAAATAGCTGCTGACCAAATTCGTGCATTTTATCGAACCTGCATACAGAAGTGTCCACATTTTTCATTAATTGCTGATGAAGCTACATCTCATGGTAAGGAGATTTTGTCGGTTTGCTTAAGGTTCTTGGAAattgataatgaaaattttcGTGTGAAGCCAATAAAGCACGAAGTGTTACTTGACTTCCATTTTCTTCAGAGGATAACTGGGAAAAGCATTGCAGATGGCATCTTGCAAGTTTTACAAAAACATGAAATTGATGTTAAAAATTGCCGAGGGCAGGCATACGATACAACAGCTTCCATGAGCTCTTCAAATTCTGGTGTACAAGCACATATAAAGAATAATGCACCAGATGCAGAATTTCAAGGTTGCTGCCTGCATAGTTTGAATCTAGTAATATGCCATTCTTCAAAggttcaagctgtaaaaaatatgATTGATAACTGTCATCAGGCGTTCTTATACTTCCACAACTCTCCAAAGAGACAACGGTTTCTTGAACACATAATTCAGCGCTTGTGTCCATCTGCCAGGAAATCTAAGATAAATGGGCTGTGTAAAACAAGATGGGTTGAACGGCATAATACTTTCACCACAATTTTAGAATTGTATCCTTACCTTATTAAGACTTGGGAACATATTTGTTcacctgctgatgatgacaatgaaattTATCCTGATGGAAATACTTGGAACTGGGATTCTGAATCTCGTAGCACTGCTAATGGTTTGAAGCACATTTTTACTAGCTTTGAGCACGTGGTTGCATTTTTGCTATCAAAAGAATTATTGGAGCCGATTAAACCAATTGCAGAATGTTTACAAGGTAGACTACAAGAGGTATACTTTGGTTTTAAAAAAGTTGATGAAGTCAAGGAGCATTACAAGCAACTTCGTGAAAATGTAAATGCTGAACATAATAGAATTTATCATAAAGCTCTAAATCTATGCAGGGATATTAGCAGCAGCGAAAGTATGCCCCGTGTTATAAGAGGCCGTCAAACTAGACCAAACCCTACAGTAAGCTCACCAACTGATTACTGGAGAGTGACAATTACCATTCCTTTGTTAGactcaattataagtgaatTGGAAGCCAGATTTTCTGTAGATACACGAGCACATTATGAACTGTGTGCATTGGTGCCCACTGTAATTACCACAAAAGACGAACATCAACTGTGTACCATCTTAAAATCTAAATGGAGTCATTTGCTACCAGCAGAAGATGACCTTGACAGTGAACTTGCTAGATGGAAAGCTCACTGCAATAAATTCCATGCCACTTTAAAGGAGAAGTCTATAACTCACTTGCTGAGTGAAGATGCAGATCCAATATTCTTCCCCAATATAAGAGAACTCCTGTGCATATTGGTAATACTTCCGATTGGAAGCACTGAAGCAGAAAGGACCTTTTCTTGTCTCAGGCAAATTCATTTGTGGTTGCGCACCACTATGACGGATGAAAGACTGGGCAACCTTGGGGTGTTAGCAATGCAAGGATTTAGCTTTCAACTGAATGTTGAACAAATATGTAAAGAGTTTGCAACTAAACATAGCAGAAAAATGTGTACAAGTAGTGTTTTATATGATTAG
- the LOC136254094 gene encoding uncharacterized protein: MMMMMILTLALLVCFSQRTQAGLCFVNSGACDTSVEPSPIQPSSFQRCCDVLSGAAYQEILGATSCVPCAPSHCYTEELDCAIGTTNSTLDSMTTCCDNGGVSYREPVFGTCSNCPVPLCFTEQADCTGGNQVVGMDADTCCDTGLSFRDANGNCQNCRQCFASSTTCDTIADPNPSQVSSYEDCCMNGGSYSHVEGDGSCRQCTRSYCYTQTSNCEDDGITEVRTDLTNIDVCCGDNNEGAGVSFRNPLDGTCYNCGTCYNTASCQGDVLTGSKSSCCRSAPPTSFRPGFFTDDPPPNCCVCGSAAEDPHFFLPLQNGDYMCFSVQGIPDFAFNLISDKYIQFNAVFVLPAEEESQTIANVSTFLGDLGLVVKNPRTGNTTVINVTARDHSVKVDNSLVFVKDKPVTVKVSNGVQVIIDSKVQPKLKDASAWLSIETEAGFDFEVKFYKKHLDMLLTRTTGLTKDAHGLIGQFLTSDVKVDSVHNLMKFQGRKPISVKKAPAWSYLKSDIECWYGKSTDNQATGVIEGTYTDYIVQDLFAQN, encoded by the exons atgatgatgatgatgatactgaCTTTAGCATTGCTAGTGTGTTTTTCCCAAAGAACACAAGCAGGAC TCTGCTTCGTGAACAGTGGTGCTTGTGATACCAGTGTTGAACCATCTCCAATACAACCTTCAAGTTTTCAACGCTGTTGTGATGTCTTGAGTGGAGCAGCTTATCAAGAAATACTTGGTGCAACATCATGTGTACCCTGTGCACCATCCC ACTGTTATACTGAAGAACTGGACTGTGCAATTGGTACTACAAATAGTACTCTTGACAGCATGACTACATGCTGTGACAATGGTGGTGTCTCCTACAGGGAACCTGTCTTTGGAACATGCAGCAATTGTCCAGTACCAT TATGTTTCACTGAACAAGCTGATTGTACTGGTGGTAATCAAGTTGTAGGCATGGATGCAGACACATGTTGTGACACTGGTCTTTCCTTCAGAGATGCCAATGGAAATTGCCAAAACTGCAGAC AATGTTTTGCAAGTTCAACAACATGTGACACTATTGCTGATCCTAACCCATCTCAAGTTTCATCTTATGAGGACTGCTGTATGAATGGAGGTTCTTATAGTCATGTTGAAGGTGATGGTAGTTGCAGACAATGTACACGATCAT ATTGCTACACTCAAACTTCCAATTGTGAAGACGATGGCATTACTGAAGTGAGAACAGACCTTACCAACATTGATGTTTGTTGTGGTGATAATAATGAAGGTGCTGGTGTGTCATTCAGAAACCCTTTGGATGGCACTTGTTATAATTGTGGAA CTTGTTATAATACAGCAAGCTGTCAAGGAGATGTACTGACTGGATCAAAAAGCTCTTGTTGTCGTTCTGCTCCACCAACCTCCTTTAGACCAGGATTTTTTACCGATGATCCCCCACCAAATTGTTGTGTCTGTGGAA GTGCTGCAGAAGACCCACACTTCTTCTTACCATTACAAAATGGTGACTACATGTGCTTTAGTGTGCAAGGAATACCTGACTTTGCCTTCAACTTGATCTCTGATAAGTACATAcagtttaatgctgtatttgtgtTGCCTGCTGAGGAAGAGAGTCAAACTATTGCCAACGTTTCTACCTTCCTGGGAGATCTTGGATTGGTGGTGAAGAATCCTAGAACTGGAAATACTACTGTTATTAATGTGACTGCACGTGATCACAGTGTCAAGGTTGACAATAGTCTGGTATTTGTCAAGGATAAACCAGTAACAGTCAAGGTGTCCAATGGAGTACAAGTCATTATTGACAGCAAAGTACAACCCAAACTAAAGGATGCATCTGCTTGGCTGAGTATTGAAACTGAAGCAGGATTTGATTTTGAAGTAAAATTTTACAAAAAGCATCTAGACATGCTACTAACAAGGACCACTGGCCTCACCAAGGATGCACATGGTTTGATTG GACAATTTTTGACCAGCGATGTAAAAGTTGATAGTGTACACAATTTGATGAAATTTCAAGGCCGTAAACCAATATCAGTGAAGAAAGCTCCTGCCTGGTCTTACTTGAAGTCAGATATAGAATGCTGGTATGGAAAATCAACAGATAATCAAGCCACTGGGGTCATAGAAGGCACATACACAGATTATATTGTGCAAGATCTCTTCGCTCAAAATTAG